In the Arachis hypogaea cultivar Tifrunner chromosome 20, arahy.Tifrunner.gnm2.J5K5, whole genome shotgun sequence genome, TTACAGTGTATAGCTTGGTTAATGGGAGCCTTTGTGATCTTATCAAATGTTGTCGTCCTTATCTTAGTTGCAAATCCATCTTTCTTTGCATAGCTCACATAAAAGTCATGAGCCATCTGTAACTGAGCAAACCGCATTCCAACTCTTGGTATCTCATCTTCTTGTAAGCAACCATGATCTGGTaactgtattttatattaattcgaacaaaaaattaattaccatTAGTTATCAAATCAAACATGAACATTATGAGTACACAAAAGTAAGCTAGACTCCAATACCTCATCACCAAACTCCATCTCATCACTTCCAACATCTGTAACATCCGACAACTGCGCGGCCTAAAATTCCCAAAACAAACAAAGTAACCAAAAGGAGGAAGATCCTGATCAAAACTCATTTCAATACAATCTCTAAAACAATCACCAAAAACACATCAACAGCTACAAATCAAgcaaagagttttttttttcatttcatgtattatttaattagttttcaccatttatttgttttttttttctcatttaatGAAAATCTTGTGGAATTATTTGTTCCATTTTGGCTAATAGTTATGGGCCTTACTCACCCTTTAGTGGCTTCTTTTTTCACTCCAGCCACAAAATTCTTTTCCTATATATTTACATATACACACTCGTTTCTTTAGATGCAATAAAACATAAGCACATCTTTGATTAACtatatcactacaaaaaaaaaggttaaaatggcagtttttttttggaaattacGGCGGTtctaaccgccatttttaccaaaaatggCGCCTCCAAGAAACGCCGGaattctgggcgccattctggttattacggcggttttctgaaaaccgccgtaataaccagtgGATAATACGGCGGTTTTCTgatggttaaaatggcggttaaaATTTTTAACCGCCATTATTTCCACGTAAAACGGCagtttttatattgtttaaaatggcggttataaccgccgtttttaccaggaTATAGTGGCATCTTTTGTTTAAAATGGGGGTTTCTAACCGCCATGACATCGTTTTCATTTAAAATGGGGTTTCTAACCGCCGTTTAACCAGAGTATAATGACATCATTTTCGTTTAAAATGGGAGTTTCTAACCGCCGTTTATACCTAATTATAATaacaattttatgttttttaaaataaaaatgaaaccaCCTATTTAAAGTGATATTTTCAAGTTGTTTATTCATTCTTATTTTAAATAGGAACACCAAGCTTGCAATTTTCTTATGACCTCCTTATACTTGTTTTCTTTTACTCCTGCAGCTTAATTTTGATTAAGCAACAAATTTGTGAAATAGATTTCTTAAAAGTAACGGAAAGATTCAAAGAAAGAGTAAAGTCGATTGGAAGACAATCAAAGGAAACTTGATTGGATAAAAAGAGGAGCACCTAATGCCAACATTATTCTTTAAATTAACAATAGAATAATGCGGTCATGGAATCCATCATAATTCAAGAGCTTTAAATTAAACAAAggtaaatattgtcaaaattcatGAGCAAATCCTTTCTTGTTAcgcttccacttccttgcaattaCATCATAAGTAAACTTAATGGCTCCTTAACCTTAAGCATCCTTTGCTTCGCTGGCTCGTCCAACGGTGCCTCCCAAGAGATATTGTAACTGTTGCCTGATGAGGAGCATGAAACAACGCATCCTGTTCTTTCTGCAGAAGCAAAACCCATCCTGTTCTTTCTGCAGAAGCAAAACCCAAACACCTTACCTACCAACACAAATCTGGGAAATCTCAATGGAGCCACCCATCTAGAAATAATCATTCAGCAACCTACAATATTGTTATACATTACCTATCCAACTCAACCCTTGGAATTTTCTCTGTTTCcccttcttcatcctcttcttgatcctctcaacctttacccacTTGCCTACATCAAAAATAGAATCTTTAACAAGGATAAGAAACAATCAATTTAGAAACTAGATGTAAATTAGCATATCCATTTTTCATTTGGATGCTGTTAGAATTCATGATAACAACTCAAGAGTAAACTTGATATTAAGATGTTATTTGTGTTGTGTGATAGCTGTGTCTACTGTCTAATATGATTCAAGATACCATCTATTTATAGGCGATGAATGCCTAGTATTTTATCATTAACAAAATTATCAATCTAATTAATAGACAAATATCCTAGACAATATTCTCTAACAGATACTTTGTCATGAATACATGCATTGATTCTTTCAAAGCAAGAAAATGTTTATCCTTTACGATAACTATGATTTTACCTTTTATTGCTATGATCAATGTGTCAGTAATGTAAAATGTACATGATACTTCATTAGTTCATCCATTCAATTTAGTATATCATTTGATTACTGAATCTAGATAGAAATTGCGGCAAGAGGAATTATCAAGTTTAAAAGATACCTTGGCAGGGTCGGCAACAAAGATTCGAGAGAGAAGGTTCCTACACTCTGCAGAAACGCGAACATAGTCTGGTATGGAGTATTGAACACCTATTATTCTCTGTTACCAAAGGATCAAAGTTTGAGTTTTCTGCTAACAAAGATTATTCAAGCTGTTAAAGTTGGATGAGAGCTCACCCCAATAGTCTTCCTGAAATTTCTAGGATCTTCCGGATCCTCAAAAGGGTATGCACCAACTAACATGACATAAAGGGTCACACCACAGGACCAAACATCTGCAATCTGTAAAATAAGACAAAGTGCTTACAAAATCAAGCTGTTCTAATAAGACTATGAATTGATAATGGTCAAAACAACTCAAATTATCAAATACCTTTCCGTCGTACTCCTTTCGTGACAGAACCTCCGGAGCAATGTATGCTGGAGTTCCAACTGTTGATTTTGGTTTTAAAGCTTCCAAAGCCATAGATATCAAGGactccaataaaaaaatttaaaagtcgcGTCTTGTCCGATCAAATTGTTAATCTTGTCCACCAACCTATTAACAAATTAAACACATTAGTGGAGCAGGTTTTGAATAGCTagaatttgattatatattttttttaattaccaGTCAAAGAGTCTAGAATATATTGTTTTGGCCAAGCCATCTCTGCTTATTGCTGTGCTTTGCGGATCGAGGCTCCGTTTAATAACTTCCTCTGGGGTGATCATCACACGCTTCACTAATGCATCTTCCAAACCAGCAAGATCACACCTGATCAGGTGAAAAATATAGTATAACTAAGGTTTGAGGTTTATACAGGTAATTTCTAGTCCTTATTAATATCATCATGGTTTATAAAGGTTTGAGGTTTCAACATTTAAAGAAGATTAAGCCCCTTAAAAAGAGATATAGATAGCGTAGCATTCTATAGGGTCAGTGATGAACAAAGATTTTAGATGTGGCTTACCAAAAAGAGGAGATCAGATTCAATAATTCTTCCAGTTCCAAACTCATATCACACCAGTCACTAAAGTTTTAGACAACATATATAATAGATAAGAAAATAATGCTCTTCAAACATATATAAGATAAAGAAAACCAGGTAAAAGTGAAAATGATGAACAAGACTAGAATTAGATAACTAATTAAGTGTTAATCATATTATATTCTCACCTGATTAAAGTGAAAATAATTTGTTCAGCTTGGTGCTACCACAAAATTCATGATCTCTTTACACTGAAAAGTAGCAAAATGTATAGATcaatatatagatacatataaatataaaagtaGCCTGTGATTTAAGATactagttaaaaaaaataaaaatttctttgAAAAATTGGGTCAGAAAATCTATGTACAAGAAAAAGAATAGGAGCCAaaactttttcatcactgaaCACTGAACAACATAAGTGAAACTGAATATGTATATAGGATTATATATACAAACAGCACAGCTTTGACTTGGTGTCACAATATATGAAATcatctttttggatttttgacAGTGCAGAAAGTAGTAGTAGTAGAACTGAGCCGCAAGGTACTAAAGTCCACCATGAATGAGTAATGAATCCAATTCCATGATCTTACCACATAAAAGTACAAGTGCAGAAAAGGAAAATTTTATAATCTGACCACATAAAAGTATAAGTGcagaaaaggaaaatcaaaaggaaaaagaGATGTTAAGCTAACCTGTGCTGCGAAGAGGAGGCTTTAGTCTTCAAAGAATCTTGCGGAAgccaaggagaagaaaaaaaaatcctgTTTTACTGTAATTGGAATAAATAAACAGAATAAGTCAACATATAGataaattacaaaagaacaagcaACTTATTCCTTTAAAATCAGAGTCCCAAAGATCATGCAGATATCGATTAACAATCACACAGTCCCACCTTCGCTGATGCGATGCATCAATCTCCTGCGACAACCTCTTTGCCACATTGAAGATTAAGTTATATGCATATGCAAAACCAAGCAAATTAAACATATCatgagttaaaaacttaaaatttaaataaaaaagttgccAAGCTCAGAAGAAGGAAGGGAACCCAAACAAATGAATTTGACAATTTaaagggaaaaggaaaaaaagaattgGCAAAAGCTGATGCAGGCCGGTAAACTTCTTTCTTGCAATTGTTGTAGCCTCTCGATGGATGGGTGAATGTAGCTAGAGCTTGCTTCCACTTTCTGCATTGAAACCATGAAGCATCACTTTTTAAACGAGAAAACCCAACTTACTGGAATCAAATAGAAGACAAAAGATTACCTACCAACACACAATTAGACAGAAAAAAGAACATgcagaaaataacaaaaatagcCACTTCAAAAAGCTCACATGGAACCACAATCAAGAAGTTTCACAGCAGAATAGAGAGGACAGTAATGATCAGAAAACATAGAAGCATTCTGCGAATAGATTCAGCTACTGAACGCCTTTGAGACTCTGGTGCAGTAATGGCTTCTTCAAATTTAAGTTTCATAACTGCCTTTTCAcatttcttcaatttctttgttGCATCGGGATCATTTGGACACATTTTCTTTACCTATTGAATATAAGCATATTACATCAAACACATTTAGATATTGACACAAAGTACATGCTAAAGacaaataaaaagaagataataagaTACTAAAAGACACCCTTAGATAGCTGCAACACAAACAAAGCCaacaccttttttttttgtttccttttgttcatTATCAATGACATTATCTTATCTATCACATGTAAACTAAGATTC is a window encoding:
- the LOC112784164 gene encoding serine/threonine-protein kinase SAPK3, which translates into the protein MALEALKPKSTVGTPAYIAPEVLSRKEYDGKIADVWSCGVTLYVMLVGAYPFEDPEDPRNFRKTIGRIIGVQYSIPDYVRVSAECRNLLSRIFVADPAKASG